The segment AGATGTTTTGCAGTGGGTGTGAAtggattaattcatttatttgtgcaGGGAGGCCGGAGCAGCTGAAGAAATCCACGCCCACGATTCGCCGTCATCCCTCCTTCAGGACCGTCAGGTGGGGGGCCGGCCGGGGACGTCGTCAGCGTCAGCAGCAGGACGaccagagggggaggggggtggagGCCGCCGAAGGTTCACCTGTGGGAACATAGaataattcatgttttcaccacgagaggaagacagagatcatatttacatgataactacaggttaactaacacttacTAGCGGTCTACGGCTGGTTTATTGATCTGCGTCTTCACAGTTCACCACGTGGTCATCGTCGTCTTCATCACCACCATCTTCATCTCCGTTCACCTGTGGAAATATACAATGTTGGTGTTACATTCAcagcctgtttgaataaatacattgaaagtactgtgtgtgtgtccgtgtctatgtgtgtgtgtgtgtgtctatgtgtgtgtgtgtctatgtgtgtgagtgagaatgtgtgtgtgtctgtgtgtgtgtgtgtgtgtctctgtgtgtgagtgagaatgtgtgtgtatgtgtgtgagtgagaatgtgtgtgtgtctatgtgtgtgagtgagaatgtgtgtgtgtgtctctctctgtgtgtgtctgtgtgtgagtgagaatgtgtgtgtgtgtctatgtgtgtgtatgtgtgtgtgtgtgtgtgtgtctatgtgtgtgagtgagaatgtgtgtgtgtgtgtgtgtctatgtgtgtgagtgagaatgtgtgtgtgtgtgtgtgtgtctatgtgtgtgtgtgagagtgaaaatgtgtgtgtgtgtgagaatgtgtctgtgtgtgtgtgtgtgtgagaatgtgtctgtgtgtgtgtgagaatgtgtctgtgtgtgtgtgtgagaatgtgtctgtgtgtgagaatgtgtctgtgtctgagaatgtgtctgtgtctgagaatgtgtctgtgtctgtgtgtgtgtgtgtgtgtgtgtgtgtgtgtgtgtgggtcgaCGTCTCGCCGCTCTAGAAAGGTCGGAATTCAACAATACAGAGCTCAGGAGCTGCTCCGCGTcaccagcaaccgatacaactcggtttaaaacaccattttcatccttacctggaggatgggaggagatgAAGACGTCCACCTGACGGGGAGGCTGCAgcgtgtgaaagatggacgccaGCACGAAGGGGCGTGACAaactctcggcgggaacaggaagGGGCGAGGGAAAGAATGTCACCGTCCCTCGGCCAAAACAACGGCACAATGACATTTATCAGTCACACAAATGCAAAGATAAtttgacaaaaatgacaaagggCCCCCTTTAATTTCGGTTCAAAGTAACTAAGAGGCATgcaggtttaagcatgttttaagcatgttttaagcaggtttaagcatgttttaagcatgttttaagcatgttttaagcaattAGCAGCTAAGTGGCTAAGCCCCGAGCTAAGCAGCTAAGAAGCTAAGCAGCATGGCAACACGGGCCACACAGCATTAGAGCCTTTTCCGAGGCCGTCTAGCCGACGAGCACGGACATAATCTAATAATACATGCCTTTATAAGAGGCTAAAGAGCGTTTTCACTCACCCACGTGCAGCCCGGATCTTTCACCCGGAGCAGGTGCGGCCCCAGGCTCCCCACCATGCCGAGCATCCCGTCGGTCGACGTCCCGCCGCTCTAGAAAGGTCGGAATTCAACAATACAGAGCTCAGGAGCTGCTCCGCGTcaccagcaaccgatacaactcggtttaaaacaccattttcatccttacctggaggatgggaggagatgAAGACGTCGACCTGACGGGGAGGCTGCAacgtgtgaaagatggacgccaGCACGAAGGGGCGTGACAaactctcggcgggaacaggaagtggcgtgacaaactctcggcgggaacaggaagGGGCGAGGGAAAGAATGTCGCCGTCCCTCGGCCAAAACAACGGCACAATGACATTTATCAGTCACACAAATGCAAAGATAAtttgacaaaaatgacaaagggCCCCCTTTAATTTCGGTTCAAAGTAACTAAGAGGCATGCAGgtttaagcaggtttaagcatgttttaagcaggtttaagcatgttttaagcatgttttaagcatgttttaagcatgttttaagcatgttttaagcatgttttaagcaggtttaagcatgttttaagcaggtttaagcatgttttaagcaattAGCAGCTAAGTGGCTAAGCCCGGAGCTAAGCAGCTAAGCAGCATGGCAACACGGGCCACACAGCATTAGAGCCTTTTCCGAGGCCGTCTAGCCGACGAGCACGGACATAATCTAATAATACATGCCTTTATAAGAGGCTAAAGAGCGTTCTCACTCACCCACGTGCAGCTCGGATCCTTCCCCCGGAGCAGGTGCGGCCCCAGGCTCCCCACCATGCCGAGCATCCCGTCGGTCGACGTCCCGCCGCTCTAGAAAGGTCGGAATTCAACAATACAGAGCTCAGGAGCTGCTCCGCGTcaccagcaaccgatacaactcggtttaaaacaccattttcatccttACCTGGAGGATCGGAGGAGATGAGGCGTCCACCTGACGGGGAGGCTGCAacgtgtgaaagatggacgccaGCAGGAAGGGGCGTGACAaactctcggcgggaacaggaagtggcgtgacaaactctcggcgggaacaggaagGGGCGTGGCGGCGCCAACAGGAAGGGGCGAGGGAAAGAATGTCGCCGTGCCGTGGCAGGAACACAGAACTGCACCCCCCCCTcggccaattcaattcaaccatTGACAATTCATGATCAGTTACCATTGTGTCTGCCTTAAAAGTATAACTGTGTAACTATTTTCTTAACatttagaatttaaaataaaaaaatataaaaacgaacttcccagatttttttacaaaatattatttgtacgcacatctgaacttataaaaaatCAGGCCCACCCAAATTTTTGCAGGCCCACCCATTAGCTACATTCTGGCTCCGCCACTGCTTATAGGTCCCCAAATCATACAAGTTTCATATTGTGTCATGTCTTCTAATccaattactcaaattattccaggaatcgtttcagccctggTCTCGTTTTggacaacgaaaatgaagacacattttagcagagcttttattttgtagtctACATTTTAGTCCGGTTTTTATTCCTGTACAATATTACattgtatatttaattatcgttatcgtcacatgaccacaaTACGGGAGAGTATCAGGGctagacaggagaaaaatagaaataatattttagaggaggaagattttcttttcattatgcactttgaggaaaaagtggaaatgtagagaaaaatgttgaaatgtcaaaatgaatgtcgaagtacaatttcgagaaaaaagttgaaatttcgagaaagaagtgtaaatgttgagaaaaagctgtgacatctctgcttcctctgagagagactgagccgGTCTGTTTATGTAAtcattgctcaggggtttatgtttatgttcatgttcatgttctggatctctgaaaagcgtctagagacaaacatctgttgtattagacgctatagaaataaagttgaattgaattgaattgaattgaattgaattgaattgaattgaattgaattgaattgaattgaattgaattgaattgaattgaattgaattgaccctcctcctccttccagggtggagcctgctggacaacgatggctgacaccaggtctgaggaagtgtaagtgtgtttttattcaaccgtcttcactccttcatgagtccatcagtgatcaataactgatcaataataactgcagctgcttgtttgttctctccatcagattcctgtcgactcaccgtcgacacaaacacagtccacaacaagatcaaactgtctgatgacaacaggaagatgatgttggtgggggaggatcagtcgtatcctgatcatccacaCAGGTTTGATCTCTGtgatcagctgctgtgtagagaagttctgacgggtcgctgtcactgggaggtccagtggagcggacgtgtttctgtatcagtgagttacagaagaatcagcaggaaaggagGCTCTGATGACTGTAGGTTTGGAggaaacgatcattcctggagtctggactgttcTCCAGGTGGTCGGTACCGgctccttcacaataaaagaggaacatcttcctcctccccccctcctcccgtcaggagggggggaggggggggggtggtgtttAGAGGCCCCGGGAGTGCCCAGCGGGCACTCCCGGGGCCTCTaaacaccaccccccccccctcctcccgtcGGGGGGGGAGGGTGGCTGGGCCTCTAAACAGGTGTCTAGAGGCCCCAGCGGGCACTCCCCGGGGCCTCTAGacaccacccccccaccccccaccatcCCCCCCCCTGACAGAGACTGAGCCGGTCtgacccccgtcctcctcctcctgtcagGGTGGTGGagcctgatgctgctgctgctgctggaccaTCCAGACAGGTCTGATCTCTGGGAGCAGCTGCTGTgtggagaagttctgacgggtcgctgctactgggaggtccagtggagcggagAGGTTTATGTATCAGTCATCATATGTATCAGATCATTCCTGGAGGCTGGACTGTTCTCCAGGTGGTCGGTACCGgctccttcacaataaaagaggaacatccaccacctcctcatctccatgtccagactctggcagagcagcagtttacgtggacgttcctgctggaactctgtccttctatgaatgatgatgatgatgatgatgatgatgatgatgatgatgatgatgatgatgatgatgatgatgatgatgatgatgatgatgatgaagatgatgaagatgatgatgatgatgatgatgatgattctaGTAAATGGGAAAAATTGTCCCCGGTCCCCCCCGGGGACCGGGATCCTTTATGACTGTCCTTACATAATTCTTGCACACGTATACTTTTAgcatgaatcctacgcactcttttataaacgAGGCCCCGTCTGCAGAGGAAAAGATAATCAGGACCGGCTTTGTCCCATCAGAGAAACTGCAGACATTATCCAGATCCCTCCGGATCCTTTCTGAGCCCAACCACGGACCCCCCACCCCACATGTTTCTGCTTATTCtctttattataagtctgagtTACCAAAGAtttgaatgatttttttttagataagtGAATCATAAACATGAAtttcatctgattttaattcatatccaaCAAGACACAGTGGCAATCTTCATTTAGCCTTCTGTCCAACATCTGGTCATCAatttaatataacatttagatccaaaactctggaatgactTGAATGAGTCGCTGAAGTCGACATTATCTTTTACCTCCTTCAGAAAGTTATTAAAGACATCTTATTCTGTCTTAACCTTcaatgggcccgatttactaaaggtttgcgtgtgttaaaacgtgtgcaaacttgacagcacccgcaaaccaaagtgccagctgatctacaaacatcgtgcaaagacgactgcgtctctgaaatgagcaaaattgcacacgctgttcatttagtacttttgccctgatgaataatcaatatggtaCGATCAccgtttgtttagttttttttggttcggttggtttggtttagtgtttttatttgatattcttcacctgtaaatACTATTATTTACTGGAATGTTGACGTTtgatcataaatgagattttcacctcattattcttgttttattcttgattccGACTCTGTCTCGGGGcggtttagaaatgtaaattcctcaTTCACTGGACCCACAACTTTCACACGCtcatccattttcacttctcggctactattattacctgaactaattaaaacaaaatctaaGTACAATTCGATTATGACACTTGATTCCAAATGTAGTTTTTCCAACAAATTGTAGTATTTTCTCCTAAAACGTGGTTTAGCGGTTAATAAAGCATCCAGttatcaaatgttcataaacagacataaCTGTGCTGGCGTCTGATTCATAAACGTCACCATTTCATCTGGAATAACCAGAGTGTTAAATATCAGGGTTCAGGTCTCCCCCGGGACCGGGGGACCGCTGGAAAAACCACTGAAAGAACCATGAAAGCCTCAAACTCACcggaccggagtaaccggagaagGAACCtgaggaacattttttaaagctatctgtttaatttatttatctatctatctcttataatgttttttttattacttttttttattgttgtggactgattattttttagccttaatccttgaactttgacCTTGTTGTACATTGGATACATTCTATGTTGTACGTCAGGgggcattggtctcccagtttttatctttttggtcttgcttgtttttcaatcagaatgtcaaagcaccttgtattttcatgtacccggatgagaggtgctatatgaatcaaatgtgattgatgattgaagttcagcttcatcacttcttctctgaaaccaaaggtttcagtgtgatcataaatgagattttctttgatcTCATTAATTGTAGTACTTTTTTTcggccactagatggagccaaaACGCGGCCCAAAAAATCCGGTGCAGTACTGTTTTCGGCCGCCAGAGGTCTCCACTGTGCGGGCCAAAAATGggctatggtaccaggaccgtggACTTTTTTTTCGGCCAGCTGGCTTTAATAATGCTCAGCACGTAGATAGTGGGGGGGCTTAATCGTGGGAGGTCAAGGATTAACGGAGAGCGAGGTTCCCGAGCCGGCTCTGGGAGGGCTTTTTTTCCTCGATCCAAACCCGCGAGGGTTTTTGGATGGGGGTTCTGGGGGTCGGAGCCGGCtggtggacggggggggggggtttgacaGCTGGGTGTCGTGGGGTGTCGGATCAGTCGGATCCCGGCGGGGGAACGGGCATTTTGACCGGGTTTGATCGGTTTGATGCGCCGTTGACGCGGCGGAGCGCATCTGGTTTGACAGCTGGGGGATCCGGCTTAGATCAGCAGGTTCCCAGCGGTCAAAGCAGCTGGATCCtctggggtccgtcccaggtcggacccccGTGGGATCACGGGCATTTTGACCGGGTTTGATCGGTTTGATGCGCCGTTGACGCGGCGGAGCGCATCTGGTTTGACAGCTGGGGGATCCGGCTTAGATCAGCAGGTTCCCAGCGGTCAAAGCAGCTGGATCCtctggggtccgtcccaggtcggacccccGTGGGATCACGGGCATTTTGACCGGGTTTGATCGGTTTGATGCGCCGTTGACGCGGCGGAGCGCATCTGGTTTGACAGCTGGGGGATCCGGCTTAGATCAGCAGGTTCCCAGCGGTCAAAGCAGCTGGATCCtctggggtccgtcccaggtcggacccccGTGGGATCACGGGCATTTTGACCGGGTTTGATCGGTTTGATGCGCCGTTGACGCGGCGGAGCGCATCTGGTTTGACAGCTGGGGGATCCGGCTTAGATCAGCAGGTTCCCAGCGGTCAAAGCAGCTGGATCCtctggggtccgtcccaggtcggacccccgtgggatcacgggcattttgaccgggtttgatcggtttgatccccgggaAGCGACAGgatgcgcacaggatgcgcATGCACGGAGGACGCGCCTGGCGCCCGCACGTGCGGTTGCGGGGTCCGAATCCCGCTTTCCCCGCTGCAGATCGGGCTGAAATTCCggtggtcggtccccgggagcccctgccacCAGTTActccggtcggaaccggtccgattgcccggttaaagccgccgtGCCGTGATGCGCGACGCTCCAGCCGACTTCCGGGTTCCCAAAGCGCAATTCTGCAGGTGGAGGAGAGACGAGCTGGTCCCGGACAGTAAAGACCCAGTGTTCTGCTTTGTCTTCAATAAACATGCCAAAACGGCTAAAGATGATCCACATCTTCCTCCGTGCATGTGTTTCACGGAGCGGgatgctcctgctgctgctgttaccatgctgTTACCATGCTGTTACCATGCTGTTACCATGCTGTTACCATGCTGTTACCATGCTGTTAccatgctgttaccatggtaactggTATAACACTGTGGTTGCTGGCGTCTGATTTATAAACATCATCATTTCATCTGGAATTACCAGAGTGTGAAATATCAGAAATTAATCTTGTTATCCTTCTTACACACGGGGAGGttttaacaacatttattccAATAACGGCCAAAGAACACGGCTGCTGcggctgtgacgtcaccagGTCCGTCTGTATGTACAATTACTATTATATACTGTTCTTATAGGTCCCCAAATCACACAAGTTTCATATTGTACACTTTTACTAAGGATCTTATATCTGGTTTGACTGTCTTATGTCTAATTACAAGTTTCAGataaaagagacaaaaactttataaaatgtacacacacacgtatttgTACAGTTCACAAACGTGAACAGTCATGTTGTGTTTGTTCAGTATACGTCATGTGCTTGAAGAAAGGAGGAGgaaatgacctttttttttatcatcttttATTGTTACAACTTTCACAGGACTTGAAGAAAAACGACAAACTGGTTCATTACTCTCGTATTTTCACCTTACACTCCCTGTATTTGTGACAATTGTGACGTTTAACAAGTTGTGAGCTTGCACTTTATCAAGTGTCATGCTGTTACACTTGTACCACTCACCGTGTTGTTGTCAAAACTGAACATCTTACCGGGAATATATTGGTCttaagttaaaatgtctcgtttttAGTCAGGAAAAATCTCatgacacttaaaacaagtggtTACTGGACAGAAACAACCATTTTCGCCCGTTTCACGTATTTTCCCAAGATAAAACGTACAAATCTACTCCAAACAGTTAAAAATGCTCAAATCAGTTATTTTCCTGCCAACGAGGCCTGTTTGCAGGTGTCATGAGATTTGACTCAAAATGAGACatattaactagaaataagagaaatataCTAGTTGGTGTTACTTAACCACTAGTTAGGCGGgttttcctactaatttcaagtcaaaatccacttgaaacaggtggaaattgtgtcaaataagtcattttcctggtaatgagtcttgtttaaag is part of the Cololabis saira isolate AMF1-May2022 unplaced genomic scaffold, fColSai1.1 scf112, whole genome shotgun sequence genome and harbors:
- the LOC133438624 gene encoding stonustoxin subunit alpha-like; its protein translation is MRHFKLEIRLLVKMFCSGCEWINSFICAGRPEQLKKSTPTIRRHPSFRTVRVEPAGQRWLTPGLRKYSCRLTVDTNTVHNKIKLSDDNRKMMLVGEDQSYPDHPHRFDLCDQLLCREVLTGRCHWEVQWSGRVSVSVSYRRISRKGGSDDCRFGGNDHSWSLDCSPGGRVVEPDAAAAAGPSRQV